The sequence below is a genomic window from Coffea arabica cultivar ET-39 chromosome 8e, Coffea Arabica ET-39 HiFi, whole genome shotgun sequence.
TGGCTTGACTACATATGTTCTATGTTAtttctttattcatttattcataaatttatttacttttgcaaTTTGGTGGCAAACATTCTGAaatgttctttcttttttagctaCTTTTAAGTTGTTCAAAGGAGATTCTGTCTTCGTCTGACAAGTTTCCATTTACAGGCTAGAGATAACGTGGACAcccattttatttgtttcacaTGTGTGAATGGTAAGTCTTTCCATTTTGCCTTCCATATATACGCATGCCCTTTCCCCACTCCTCTTGCTCTGTAAATATTTGTTTATCTTCTTGAGTATACCTTTTATTACTAAATCAGATACAACATCTTATTAGTTGAAAGCACACGCAGTTCAGGCTAAATTATTCATTGCTCAAAATTGGCTTTACTGCATCTGCAGTCCACTAGTTTTCAAGTATTTCTCTATTCTATTCCCAAATCATATCTGCTATTCAATTTCCTCTTGGACTTGTGAAGTCCTTTTGGGCTAATTGAGTACTGAGTTTGTATTTTCTGCTATAAGGCCTATAATGTCTATGGTTCACTGAAACATCTTACGATCACATGTTCTAAAAGCTCAGAAAACTGGTTTAGGAGCTTGCAGTCATTTCCACGGTAGTTGCAAGGTTCTACATGCTTGCAATTGTTGCTTTTCTTTCACTCTTGCAAATTGTTTGAATTGATAATGCCCAATTAGTTTCAAATGTTGGTTATATTATCTAAAGGAAATTGTTCCCTGTTTGACATGGTCCATGTACTTTTCCTGGTCATACTTAGCATACTTTGTGATATAGCTGTTTGAACAAGTTAAACATAGATGTAACGTGTGAAGCCTTATACAGGACAACTTTATGAGCTTGATGGAAGGAGGTCCGGACCAGTTTCACATGGTTCTTCCTCTTCAAGCAGCTTGTTGCATGTAATGTtacttctttctcttctttttataATTCTGGTGCTTGGATAGGAGCATGTACAACACATTGCATGAATGGGGATGACAGTTGGTGGAAAAGAAACTAATCTCAGACAAAGCTTAATGCCACTATACGccattttttttgttcaaaacatTTTGGGTGTTTTTACAATTGTATTCTCCTGCAGTAGGAAAGATGTTTGTTTATGCATCTATTTATGTTGTGAGTTAGAATTGTCGATGTACAATATATTTTGCCTTCTTTGTCATAAGTACCAGATACAGATGCCTTACTCGAGCTTTGAGTAGCTTGATTCTTTTCCCCAGAGTTGTTGAATGAGAGCAGGGTCTTTTAAGTTTTTATAGTTTATTCTGGGCAATCTAAGCTAAATGGTAATATACATTTTTGAACATGTTCTGAAAAATAATTGTATAAATcaagaaagaatgaaagaatCAAACTCAAATTTTAGATGATATGGAGAAGATTTCTCAATTGCTCTCTTGGATAGCTGTTGGGTTGTAATGAGGATTGGGCACAAAGGAGTAAGATCAGAATACGACTGTATGCCAAATTATTAGAAGTGCAACTACGTACCAACATAATAGTGTATGCTGTATATAATATCCATTGAAGCTACGAGCAGAGATATCTTAAACTCGTGTTGAGCATTGACTTGTCCATGTTCTACTTTTTCCTCTTTTAGATGAACGTCTTTGATGTTATGTGCAATTTTGTCACTTTTCAGTTACCCTGTCAAGTATCTTCTTGGTGTGTTGTTAACATGGGGAGTTTAGGATACGAGGGAATGCAATTAGAGAATGGGTGGACCTGGTGTCAAATATCTTGGATAGTTTTGCATGGCCGGCATATCCGATAGAAAGGAGCTATCAGCCTATCCAATGCTTAGTCAACTGGATTTTATGTTAGTTTCTATCTGCTCATGTCCACACGACTCGAAACTTGTCTGCTTCCTAGTTGCTGTCTGTCTGCTCATGTCCACATGATTCGAAAGTTGTCTGCTTCCCTAGTTTCAGTTACGAAACGACTGTTTTTATGCTTCAGTTAAAGCTGGACGTTCAACTTCTCTTTCTGAGTTAATCACATCGATTGTCTCTGCAGGATGCAGCTAAGGTTATTCGGAAGATGATGGAGAAAAACCCAGATTCACTAAACTTCAACGTGATGGCCATTTCTAAAAGGGTTTGAGGAGAATAGACGATACAACATGAACATCCATTGCTGCCATTGAGAAGTTGACCCACCTGGCTCTACCATCTTCTTGGCCTAAACCATGAGGACTGTTATTTTGCGCTCGTAATTACATGTAATGACAGAACCAGTTTTACTAGAATTATTAAGCCCTGGAAGAAGTCAGCTGTAACTCGCAAAACTAAGTAGTTATACGTTTGCCTGATAAGTAAATGATGACTTAGTTACTGCCAGAATTTCTTCAGTACAATCATCTCGATGCTGCAGCAATTTGTAGggcaaatttgcttcattttcacCTCGGAGAGATATCGACAATAGCCAGTTTGGCAATAGTGACAGAGATTCATTGGAAGTGGCTGACCTTCGCAATTGCCACTGGCAATTCTTAAACTTGCCGTTCGGCAATTCTCGACGGCAGTTAGCCAGGGAAGGAGTCAAAAATATCCAATGGCAGTAGTGGCAGAAATTCATTGAAATTCAGGGGAACGGGCAATGAGTTGATTGTTGCCAACATTTTGGTTCTAGCCTGATGTTGCAAAATTTGTTATTCTTTCCAAATTTAaattaaacttgaatttaaaCTTACATTTTTTCTTTAAGAAATTTGAATTGACAAACCTCGAACTGACATTGACATTATGCCCAATCTGTATTGTTCACGGCAATATAAGGGAAAGgaattttgaactcaaaatctTTTACTTACAATTACCGCCACAAGcaagtcaaaatcaaatatTGCCACTTCGAGCCACAATTAATACACGATTCTAGTCCAACACTTCCGTAACATAATTGATCTCAAAAGTTGCAGCCTTGCGGGATTTAGCCTTGCgggatttttgttttaaaaaatggtGGTACTCTCTTTCAATCAAGATATTCGATCCTAGCTTACAAATTAATAATCCAAGATCAACAAATTTAAAATGCAAAAAACCCACAAATTAATCATagaaaaaataaccaaaaaaaaaaaaagaaaaaggaaaaagcttGGAATTAGAAGCCTAAAAGAAACACAAATATATTTGCACACATGAAACGACATATCCAACGACAAACTCACAGAACAAGCTGACTTGAGAGAAACAGCAACTCATCTCCACTCTCTACAACAGTCACAACAACAATTAAGTCGCCGATCCATACAAAGTCACAATCCCGGCTAACTAAAGCACAGAGTTTATTCATGCATCATCATACATTAATTGCATGCACAATATTCCATCAAGTATCTTGATCTGGGGAACCTTTAATCTGCTGCTGAGCCTGCTGCCCAAAATGTTCAGCTTTGTCCCTCATCTCCTTAGCTGCATGAGCAATCTTTTCTCTCGCACGATCCAGCTGATCTGCACCGATGGGGTGCTTCCCAGTCGCATACCTGAAcatccaaaagaaaataaagctaAAACGAGCAATCTTTTCTATCACATGATCCAGCTGATCTGCACCGATAGGGTGCTTTCCAGTCGCATACCTGAACATCCAGTAGAAAATAAAGGTGGCAGTTACGCCAAGACCTCCAGAGATGAAGAACCCTGCAAGAATCAGAAAGAAGGTTACAGCAGCTGGGACTAGCACAGGACTGAAAATCACCAAAAGGGGCGTTGCCAAAACTAGGCCTATCACTGCTCCAGCCAGTGTCAGCCCCGATAGAACCATGAGTGAACCCCCCACGGTGACTGCTGTGGTGGTTTTTATCACCTGACTAGTTGAGTGCTGTGTCTGCGGCTGGTCAGGGCGGGTtgccattttttttccaattttttgttGGGATTTTCAGTACAATGGATGGAAATGGAGTTGGGATGTGAATTTGAGAAGGGAAAGTGGAGAGAATGGAGCTGGTGGTGTGGAAAAGGATGTGTGtgtaataaaataatataaccAAGGCTGGCTGGTCGTGGTGGTGTCACGTGAGGGGAGGGTCGAGTGTGACGTGTACGGTGCATGAAATGGATTGTTTGGGTGGCTGACACGTATGTTTTCCGGGCTGATAATCTAGTAAGGGAAACCAAACACTGGGATGCGGATGGAAGATTGTCGTCTCCTGGGTGATAATAATATTCGGTTGTAGACCTGCTTCACGGTTTTACGCTGTTACTATTTGTTTTTTGATGTATACATACTTAGATGCAGTGATGCATATATCCTTTACTACTTTACTAGCAAAAAGTGAACGAAGAAGATGTCAGCTCCTGAATGGGAAGTTCAAAACTGAAAAATAAATTCTTGCTGTATCTATATCGTGTAAGCAAAATGAATTTGGCCCTTTTCTGAGAGGTTTGTAAGGATCATAAATATCTACCTTAGGTTTTAGAAATCATTCTACTAGAGCCCATATCGTGTAATGTTGTAGTTTATTTTTGGAAGTAATAGATGATTTTATTGATAAACTAGATTTTATAGTATTTGAGCAACGGCCCATATCGTGTAATGTTGTAGTATTTGCTTGCCTTGAATAGAAAAAATGACCAAATTCATTCCTGAACTTTTTTTCTAGAGTCCATTGAGtctttaactttcatttctgatcaatttatttcttaaatttAATCTTTGAATCCAATTAAGTTCCTTTGCGTCAGTGCCACCACTTAAAAGGAATCGGATTTCTAATTTAATAGTtaaataaggatattttaggaACTTTAGGTATAAACTGTAATCAAACtaagtaaattaaaaaaaatcaataatatttgaggtatttttaaaatttaaaacttttttaagattttaaaaatttttaattaactTCTTTACCCTTCCCCTACCTAACCTCACGTTGCCATAGCCACCACtgcctcccctcccctcccctacCTCACATCATCCATTTCAACAATTGATAAGGCATTCAACAAATTCAAAGTGCATTCCAACAAACGATAAATAGCCTCTTTCTACTAGCTACCAATCCCACCGGATTTTACAGCAACACAAGCAATTTGCTTTGAAATGCCTTTGATAAATTCAAAACATCTTCGGCAAACCGGTAGAAAAACTAAGGTGGCGTTTGGTTCGCGTGTTGGAATCGGATTCGAATTCGAAATCATTCATCCTGGATTTGGAATAGAATAAATCATTCCAATACATTTGTTCGGTTCAGTGCCAGGAATGTATATCATTACTATaattgatgtttggttcgttGCCTCTTTATAAAtgggatataagaaatttttattaattaaatatattagtataaatgtattagttaatttagtataactaattaataatttttattagtaaacatgtataattattagttaattgataatattaattatattacatagattaatatacattatattatacatataactaataatatcattattataagtttgtaactaattaaattaaatattatatataattaaatataattatacaaatgttataatataaatatataattataatcatataacatatataaatattaattatactaatattttacataaatataatgtatattatatattaaatattaaatataattattattatctattattatatttaaaataataaagataaatataattatataatttattaatattatatacatgtacatattataattatatgcacatataatatacatttataaatataaatatatattataaatatattattatacaatattaataaatgtataatatataatatataaatataattatatttaactaaataattataatatttatttatataatatactgatattataataaaatatataattataatatattatatatgtatatattatcatataattatataattatgtaatatatataaatattaattatactaatattatatattataaagtATATTATAtgttaaatataatttttattataGATTGAAAGTTAAGCTTATAACGATGTTATAATTGTTGCAAGGGCCAATGGTGTTTTCTAAGATAGATTTTTGACAAGGATACTATCAATGGAGAATTAAGAAGGAAGATCATGAATAGAATCTAAGGATAGTGTTATCGACTTTAAGGAAGCGTCAATTGTGAGTGTGAGCTTCGAATGGAAGATAAAATTCGAAAAGAATAATTGAAAGTTTTTATGATTAAAAGTacgaaatttcgaggacgaaattttgtTAAGGGGGGAAGGATGTGAGAACTCGAAAAAATTACGTGTGtgctttgcatttattttatttaccttGATATTGAAAATATAACATATAACGAATAAGTGGTTAAATTAAATGCTTAAttgaatttttataaaaattgagaatatagaaatatcctagaatggtgtagaaaaaaaaaattaaaattattaggAGTTAAATAAACATATAATATGCATAATGTAATTGTGTCATTATAGTTGAATCAGTTGCACGTTTAgtcaaatttctttaaaatcaAAAGTGTGAAAATCTACGTATGTCACATGGTGAAAATTTTCAAGGTACATATAAATTAGAACAAACGAAATTTTGAGTCAACGTGTGAGACAATAAAATTATGGCCTCGTAGCaaataaatgaactaaaattaaaGGACCGAACTAATCTTGGGGATTTGGTTAAACTACCATGCAATTAAGGAACAAGCTACTAGAATTTTGACAAAACAGGAACCGAATGGAAGCAAGGCAACTATCTGCTGTCTAAACGGTGGAAAGGAAAAAGGAGTAGGAGTTGTTTGATAGTTGGGCGGTGGGAAACATTTATTTGGACAGCTGCCAGGAAGGAACTTACCACCGAAACTGCTGAGTAAGCAGCGACCGAATGAGAGGAACTTGGAATGATCGGCCACCGAATGGAGAAACATTGAGTGATCAGCTGAGTGAAGAAGTACGCTTAATTCTCTTCCTACCAACCAAGCATTAGGAACAAaactgagagagagagattcggtCACACCATTTTATCTCAAAAATCCAACCgagtgagaggaaaagaaaacagagaacgaggctttctttcttcttcatacCCAAAACCGTGAGAAAGAGTGAGAGTGAAGGAGCATTTCTGGTTCCTTCCAGCCACAACCGAGTGAGTAAGAGAGCTGAGTGAGTGACAAGAGGAGGAAGCTAACTTAGAATTTCACATATCAGCTACCATAGTGAGGAGGAACCGAAACTAGGAGCAGGAGCAATCCGCCACTAGTAAAACTTAGCAGAAAAAGGTAAGAATCTTGTAACCACCCTTTTATTTCTTGGATATAACTGAATATATGGGCTTCATGTTAGTTTTAGCAAGGCATAATGA
It includes:
- the LOC113704068 gene encoding oleosin L-like; this translates as MATRPDQPQTQHSTSQVIKTTTAVTVGGSLMVLSGLTLAGAVIGLVLATPLLVIFSPVLVPAAVTFFLILAGFFISGGLGVTATFIFYWMFRYATGKHPIGADQLDRAREKIAHAAKEMRDKAEHFGQQAQQQIKGSPDQDT